The following proteins are co-located in the Maridesulfovibrio sp. genome:
- a CDS encoding amino acid permease, which yields MENKQMGPLQLGGLLAGAVLGSGVILLPPMAEAKLGEWSVTAWLIIMALGAIFASLFARLAIAYPGSEGVPIAVRKAFGKKAGQLASNYIICAVCFGPVAVMMTAANSIAHTFNLPAAQLSSSAAIMVLICASILLRRITFVSTISLIASIAIGLVIIGGSFTTINFNPINPIPVNTPDIPALGSTLLLLFWAIIGWEIIGNYSMEVRNPKRTIPLATFLGVSTVSVVYLLTGWAMHSIRESEHGALNVAQIVKPLLGSYANLTVMLVTCALCICTYLMIIGGVSRLIAKLAAKGKLPAILAKTNANNAPSAAILIMCGIHMVNLLLLQTGVLSLEELVSFANVFFLTNSLIAVGAALKIFKSLAVRISCIILCIGFSALLAFSSIWPLLTLAAVSVVTLVHRQIQPITFAEK from the coding sequence ATGGAAAATAAACAAATGGGCCCCCTTCAACTGGGCGGTTTACTGGCCGGGGCAGTTCTCGGTTCGGGGGTAATTCTGCTGCCGCCCATGGCGGAGGCAAAACTTGGAGAATGGTCAGTTACCGCGTGGCTGATAATCATGGCACTGGGCGCAATCTTTGCTTCACTTTTCGCAAGGCTGGCCATTGCCTACCCCGGTTCTGAAGGTGTTCCCATTGCCGTCCGTAAAGCATTCGGCAAGAAGGCAGGACAGCTGGCTTCAAACTATATAATTTGTGCCGTCTGCTTTGGTCCTGTTGCAGTCATGATGACCGCAGCAAATTCCATCGCCCATACTTTCAACCTACCCGCAGCTCAGCTTTCAAGCAGTGCCGCAATCATGGTGCTCATATGCGCTTCCATTTTGTTACGCAGGATAACCTTTGTGAGCACCATCTCGCTCATTGCCAGCATTGCCATCGGGTTAGTTATAATCGGTGGAAGTTTCACCACCATCAATTTCAACCCGATAAACCCGATACCGGTAAATACGCCGGATATTCCGGCACTCGGCTCTACCTTGCTGCTTCTTTTCTGGGCCATCATCGGCTGGGAGATAATTGGCAATTACTCCATGGAAGTGCGCAACCCTAAACGTACAATTCCACTGGCAACCTTTCTCGGAGTAAGCACTGTCAGCGTAGTATATCTACTGACAGGCTGGGCCATGCATTCGATTAGAGAAAGCGAACATGGCGCCTTAAACGTTGCCCAAATTGTAAAACCGTTACTGGGCAGTTATGCAAACTTAACGGTCATGCTGGTTACCTGCGCATTGTGCATCTGCACCTACCTGATGATCATCGGCGGGGTTTCCCGGCTTATCGCAAAACTCGCTGCCAAAGGTAAACTGCCAGCCATTCTGGCAAAGACCAACGCTAACAATGCACCGTCAGCGGCAATACTGATCATGTGCGGCATACACATGGTAAACCTGCTTCTGCTGCAAACCGGAGTACTCTCCCTTGAAGAACTGGTTTCGTTTGCCAATGTATTCTTCCTCACCAATTCTTTAATCGCCGTAGGAGCAGCCCTGAAAATATTCAAATCCCTCGCCGTACGCATATCCTGTATCATCCTTTGCATCGGCTTCAGTGCCCTGCTGGCTTTTTCCTCCATCTGGCCGCTGCTGACACTTGCCGCAGTAAGTGTAGTCACGTTAGTTCACAGACAAATTCAACCAATTACTTTCGCCGAAAAATAA
- a CDS encoding ferredoxin, which produces MSYVITIDTDKCNGDGECVDVCPTEVYELQDGKAVAVNEDECLGCESCIEVCEQDAITIEEQ; this is translated from the coding sequence ATGAGCTACGTTATCACTATTGATACTGACAAATGTAACGGCGACGGCGAATGCGTTGATGTATGTCCTACCGAAGTTTACGAACTTCAGGACGGCAAAGCAGTAGCTGTTAACGAAGACGAATGCCTCGGTTGTGAATCCTGTATCGAAGTTTGCGAACAGGACGCTATCACCATCGAAGAGCAGTAA
- a CDS encoding aminopeptidase, whose translation MLTEEQLDKYVDALWWGLTTARTKPYEKGDLIMVRYEAEALPLAEAVFKRLIAEGLNPVPRMTLTPAMEKSFYGDGNDDQLEYIAPGEVEFTEGLNGLIVLLAPSSLTHLAGVEPSRMGKCAVARKFLRDIMEKREQKGELGWTLCSYPTRALAESAGLTIKEFTDQIVKACYLDEEDPAACWKGVFDKASEVKNWLNSLGIESYRVVTDDMDLTVKHGELRQWIGVSGHNIPSFELFISPDWRGTSGVYYADQPSYRSGNYVEGVRLVFEDGVAKEISAKEGEEFVKKQLAMDEGAARLGEFSLTDRRFSRIDKFMANTLYDENYGGEFGNCHVAVGSSYADTYAGDQAELNEQMKEELGYNTSALHWDLVNTQDKTVYAKLKDGSEVVIYKSGEFQI comes from the coding sequence ATGCTGACCGAAGAACAGCTGGATAAATATGTAGATGCCTTGTGGTGGGGACTGACTACCGCACGCACCAAACCTTATGAGAAGGGTGATCTGATCATGGTTCGCTATGAAGCTGAAGCCCTGCCTCTTGCGGAAGCAGTTTTCAAGCGTCTTATTGCCGAGGGCCTCAATCCTGTACCGAGGATGACCCTTACCCCGGCAATGGAGAAAAGTTTTTACGGTGACGGCAATGATGATCAACTTGAGTATATTGCTCCCGGTGAGGTGGAATTCACAGAAGGTCTTAACGGTTTGATCGTACTTCTGGCTCCTTCTTCACTGACCCATTTGGCAGGAGTAGAGCCTTCCCGCATGGGTAAATGTGCGGTGGCCCGCAAATTCCTGCGCGATATTATGGAAAAACGGGAGCAGAAAGGCGAGTTGGGCTGGACTCTTTGTTCCTATCCCACAAGGGCTCTTGCTGAATCTGCGGGACTTACCATTAAGGAATTCACCGATCAGATCGTGAAGGCCTGCTATCTTGACGAAGAAGATCCCGCTGCCTGCTGGAAGGGTGTTTTCGATAAGGCTTCCGAAGTCAAAAATTGGTTGAACAGTCTGGGTATTGAATCCTACCGTGTTGTTACCGATGATATGGACCTGACCGTTAAGCATGGCGAACTGCGTCAGTGGATCGGTGTTTCAGGTCACAATATTCCTAGCTTTGAGCTTTTTATCTCTCCTGACTGGCGTGGAACCTCCGGGGTTTACTATGCTGACCAGCCTTCCTACCGTTCCGGAAATTATGTTGAAGGTGTCCGCCTTGTCTTTGAAGATGGTGTTGCCAAGGAAATCAGTGCCAAGGAAGGTGAGGAGTTTGTCAAAAAACAGTTGGCAATGGACGAAGGAGCTGCCCGTCTCGGAGAATTCTCCCTTACTGATCGCCGTTTCTCCCGCATTGACAAATTTATGGCTAATACCCTCTATGATGAAAACTACGGCGGAGAGTTCGGAAACTGCCACGTTGCAGTTGGTTCTTCGTATGCTGACACCTATGCCGGGGATCAGGCCGAGCTTAATGAGCAGATGAAAGAGGAACTTGGTTACAACACTTCCGCACTTCATTGGGATCTTGTAAATACTCAAGATAAAACAGTTTATGCTAAATTGAAGGATGGCAGTGAAGTGGTCATCTATAAATCTGGAGAGTTTCAGATTTAA